Genomic window (Gemmatimonadota bacterium):
GGATAACCTGGTGCAGTCGCGGGCGAGGAACATCGGCGCTCGCGTCGCGGCGAGCGAGTACCTCGCGTTCATCGACGCGGATTGCATCCCGGACGCCGGTTGGTTGAGAGGAGCCGTCTCGGCTCTCGACGCCGGTGTGCGCCTCGTGGGTGGGCCCGTTCTCGACGCCCTCCCCGACAATCCCTTCGCGGTCGTCGACAACTTCCTCCAGTTCGCGGAGATGCCCGCGGGACGCCCTGAGGGCCCGCAGCCGTTCTTTCCGGCGTGCAATCTGGCCGTGCGCAGGGACGAGTTTCTCGAGCTGGGGGGCTTTCCCCACACCGAGGTTCCGGCGGGAGAGGATACGCTCTTCTGCGTGGCTCTGGCACGTCGCCACCCACCGGAGGCGTCGCGCTTCCGACCGGATGTGATCGTGCGCCACCGCGGCCGCGAGACGCGCGCGGCGCTCTATGCGCACCAGCGCTTCTTCGGATGGGTCCGCGCGTCCTTCGCGATCAACCTCGATCCCTGGAAGTACCGCATGGGACGCTGGAGCTTCATGATGCCAATCGTCATGGCCGCGCGGCTCGGCTACATGGTCGCCTGCACGATCCGGTGGTCTCCCGAGCGGCTTGGGATGGTCGTCCGCAACCTCCCCCTGATCACGGTGGCGTTGAGTCACTGGGCCGTCGGGTTCCGGGACGGGTGTCGGGAGAGCCGGGAGGCGACCACGGACGTCCTGACCGAACCGACCCCGTGAGTGACGACCCGACCATCAGCGTGCTCGTCGCGACCCGAAACCGGGCCGCGTCGCTGGTCGGCCTCTTGGAGGCCATCGAGTCCCAGGCGGATGCGCCGACCTTCGAGGTGATCGTCTGCGACAATGGAAGCACCGACGAGACGCCCCGCCTGTTGGAGACGTGGGCAGCCCGCATTTCCTTGCACAGCCTCCGGGTCGACGCGACCGGGAAGGGGCGCGCGCTCAACGCCGGAATCGGCGCCGCACGAGGGGAGCTCCTCGTTTTCACCGACGACGACGCGCGTCCCCGTGCGGACTGGCTGCGTGAGATCGAGGCCGGGGCGCGCCGTCACCCCGACGTCTCGATCTTCGGCGGGACAATCGAGGTGGATCCCGACTCCGTGCCTCGGTGGATACGCGAATCCTCCAGCCTGATGGGGCTGCTCACCTCGGAACATGACTGGACGCAGGAAGATGCGCCCTATCCGTTCGGCGCCTATCCGTTCGGGCCCAACATGGCGGTGCGGCGGACGCTGATCGCGTCGGCGGCCGATCCCTACCCGACGGACATGGGCCCGGGCACCTCCCTTCCCGTGGGGGACGAGAGCGCCTTCCTCCGCAGATTCAGCGACCCGGTGGCGCGGGACCGCTTCTGCCTGCCCCGTGCGCGTGTACGGCACGACGTCGAAGCGGAGAACGTCACGCTCGGATCGGCGCTCCGACGATCCTTCCAGGCCGGTCGCGCGAATCGATGGAACCGGATTCCGATGTACGAAGTGGGATCCGGTACCGGACCCCGCCTCACCCTCTGGGGCCGCGTCCGGCGTCGGATCTCCGCGTCGCGGAGCGTGCGCGAATTCGCGTGCCTCTGCGCCCGCTACTTGGGATATCTGACGGGGTCCTCCGATCGATCCGGGTGACCCGCCCCCGGACGCGGAAGGGCTACCAGTGGTAGAGCTCGAGCGGACAGTTGTTGCGGAGGTTGAGGAGGGCGTCGAACGGGTTCAGGCTCCAGCGTTCCGAGGCGCGGCTGAGGGATACGTACGGAACCAGTTGGCCCCGCGATCCGACGGCCAGGAGCCACCCCAGGACGCTGAACTCGGAGTTGAAGGCTCCGATGAACGCGTGGCACTCCCGGAAGAAGGCGAGATCCAGGATCGCGGACTCGGCGAGCGGACGGGCCCGCTCGGGGTGGTCCAGGACGAGGTCTTCGATGAATTGGCTCGATTTCGAGATGTTCGGAAAGAGCGACCGGTCGTAGTCCATCCAGAGAAAGCGGTACTGGGGGCGCATCTCGCGGGCGCGCTCGATTTCGGAGGGGGACTCCGTCGCCAGAAAGATGTGTCGGATCCCGTAGCGCTTGCAGATTCGGTCCGCCGTCTCTAGGTAGGTGGCCAGCGGGAAGGACTTCCGGGTCGCGAGCTTCGGACCCTCCGCGTTCGCGTCGGTCGAGGCCGCGTCGCCTCGGCGCACGTGAATGCCCAGCACCGCCTCGGACTCCGGCCAATCGGCAGCCCGCTTCATCGCTTCGATCCGTTCACCGATAGATTCCACGGGCGTGAAGATGTATCGGGTCGAAACGGCGAGCTCGAGCACGGTCCTCAGGAACCGCGGCTCGAAGTTCGGGATCCCGGAAGGTACAGGTGGGAGTTCCGGCAGGGGACGACAGGCATCTCCGGCGGCGTACGCGGTGGGATTTCGGAAGAGAAGATTCCATGCGTGCGCCGCGTCCCGAGGCGCTGCTTCGTCGTGCATGCCGTCGCGGATCCAGACCCATGGGTCCCACGCGTAGCCCCGGCGGGCGAGATTCCGAACTTCCGATGGAGTGCCCCCGGGGTCGATCGCCACTCTGCGTCCGCGGCGGACGTCGTCCCGGATCGCGGTGCCGACGAGGCGCAGGTTCTTCCCGAGCGGCCGGTAGGTGAGATGGACTCGTTCTGCCGGCACAGCCGATGCCTGGACGGCCTCGATTCGAGCTCCGAAGGCCTCGCAGAAGGCCTGCTGCATGGACGCAGAGGAGTCTGGATTCGCGGAGTCGGGCGACTCCAACGGAAGGTGCTCACCCGGGATGTCGCGATTACGGAAGTACGCCCGATAGTGCTTGAGGAGGAGGAAGCGACGGTGCCGGTCCCACTCGGAACCCCAGATGTCCCGAAGCCAGAACTTGGCCACCTTGGCTGCGCTTCGTAATGGATTGTGCGACATACGGATCAGCGCGCTTCCCTGAGGAATTGAATCAGTGCGGTGACATCTCCCGGATCCGTGAGCCCAGTCGACGGCATGGGGGTCCCGGACGCGACCTCGTTCGGATTTCGGAGGAAGCGGCTGAGCCGTTCCTCCGTCCAAGCGCCACTCACCTGTCGCAGGGCATTCGAATACTCGAAGCCCTCGGCCGATGCGATGGGCCGTCCGACGATGCCGAACAGGTCGGGACCGGCTCGATGTTCGAGCCCGCTGCCGATAAGGTGGCATTCCCCACACCGCTCGAAAACGATCTCCCCGCGCGCCAGACCCGAGGCCTGCGGATCCGGCTCGGACGGAAGGATGCGATCGAGCCATCCGACCCCACCGTCATCCAAGAGCATGAAAATCCGACCGTCCGGTCCCTCGGTGAGGTCTCGGATGCGACTACGGACCGGAATCGGTTCCACGTACTCAACGGCATCGCCGTCCAGGCGGATCCGGTACAGGGTGTTCGCCCAGAGGGACGCGACGAGAAGATCACCCTTCCAGAGCGCGAATCGGTCGGCTTCCACCCGGATCAGATTGGACACGCCGATCGAAGGAATCCAGGCGAACACTGGATCCTCGAAGCCCGCCTGACGGCCCGGCGACGGGCTTCCCGGCCACTCGTAACTTCCGTAGGCCGTACCGAAGCTGACGACCGGCCACCCGTAGTTCGCGCCGGATCGAATCAGATTGAGCTCGTCGCCACCCTGCGGCCCGTGCTCGGTCTCCCAGATCCGCCCGAGTGCGTCTCGGAGAAGGCCTTGAGGATTGCGGTGCCCGGAGGTATGCATCCCCCCCTCGCCGGTGCGCAGATCGATGCGAAGCGTCTTGCCGTAGTCAGAGGTGGGGCTCTGGACATCCTCGACCGCCCACATGCGCTGATCGCCCACGGCCAGAAGCAACGTATCGTCGGAGAGGAAGGCCATGCGCCCGCCGGCCTGCTCGAAGTTCGTGGACTCATCCAGCGAGAGGCAGGGCTGCGTTTCGTAGAGGGTCGTCCACTCTAGTTCGGCGAGGAGATCTCGAGAGAGCTCCGTCACGGACACCCTCACCGTAAAGCAGCGTGCCTCTTCGTTCCAATGATGGTGCGAGACGTAGATGCGCCAGCTCTCAGTCCGCTCGGCCGCCGCCACGTCCATCGCACGAAAGTTGCGAAGCTCCTGCTCCTCCAACGCGCCCGAGGAGAGGATCCCGAGGTCGATCCGCATCAAGACCTCTGCGACGTATCCTTCGGTGTTCATCGGAACCCGGCCCGGCAGGACGGTCGCACGGAGAACGCCGCCCGGGACCTCTTCCACGGCCCGCAGGAGAGCCCCGTCACCGGAGAGAATGAGCAGTCCGTCGGAGACCGGCTCGAGCCCGCCCCCGGACGCTCTCGAGGGCACCAACGCGTATTGCACCGTGACGCGAACAGGGTAATAGGCTGTGGCGGCGATTCGGACCCCGACGCTGTCGTCCTGCGGGTCGAGTGCGGGATAGAGCTCGGACATGGCGGCCGCGATGCGTTCGTCCCTGACGGAGGAGCCGCGGCCGGACACCATGGGGCCCAAAAGCACGAAGGCGATGACGATCGCACTGGCACCGGCGGTCGGCATGGCGCCACGCCGCGCGATCGCTCGACGCGGGATGGAGAGCACGACCGCCGAGGCGACTCCGCCAAGCACGAGCAGCGGACCTGAATAGT
Coding sequences:
- a CDS encoding glycosyltransferase — protein: MTVSGEAASSPNAKITAIIPCKGSAEPLRACLEGLAVQDLHEPYQVIVIDGWMDQEVADVAGAFPFVTCVRSADNLVQSRARNIGARVAASEYLAFIDADCIPDAGWLRGAVSALDAGVRLVGGPVLDALPDNPFAVVDNFLQFAEMPAGRPEGPQPFFPACNLAVRRDEFLELGGFPHTEVPAGEDTLFCVALARRHPPEASRFRPDVIVRHRGRETRAALYAHQRFFGWVRASFAINLDPWKYRMGRWSFMMPIVMAARLGYMVACTIRWSPERLGMVVRNLPLITVALSHWAVGFRDGCRESREATTDVLTEPTP
- a CDS encoding glycosyltransferase family 2 protein codes for the protein MSDDPTISVLVATRNRAASLVGLLEAIESQADAPTFEVIVCDNGSTDETPRLLETWAARISLHSLRVDATGKGRALNAGIGAARGELLVFTDDDARPRADWLREIEAGARRHPDVSIFGGTIEVDPDSVPRWIRESSSLMGLLTSEHDWTQEDAPYPFGAYPFGPNMAVRRTLIASAADPYPTDMGPGTSLPVGDESAFLRRFSDPVARDRFCLPRARVRHDVEAENVTLGSALRRSFQAGRANRWNRIPMYEVGSGTGPRLTLWGRVRRRISASRSVREFACLCARYLGYLTGSSDRSG
- a CDS encoding PQQ-dependent sugar dehydrogenase, whose translation is MCLLESREAGPTSNRTPMPPWSWWAFHVLFACALVVGAGELWLGSRVWALPMERGVFLLGIAAAHLGAVGWTAFSRDTDGSLGRVSRAVLRSALCFGGVAGGILLLEWPYYSGPLLVLGGVASAVVLSIPRRAIARRGAMPTAGASAIVIAFVLLGPMVSGRGSSVRDERIAAAMSELYPALDPQDDSVGVRIAATAYYPVRVTVQYALVPSRASGGGLEPVSDGLLILSGDGALLRAVEEVPGGVLRATVLPGRVPMNTEGYVAEVLMRIDLGILSSGALEEQELRNFRAMDVAAAERTESWRIYVSHHHWNEEARCFTVRVSVTELSRDLLAELEWTTLYETQPCLSLDESTNFEQAGGRMAFLSDDTLLLAVGDQRMWAVEDVQSPTSDYGKTLRIDLRTGEGGMHTSGHRNPQGLLRDALGRIWETEHGPQGGDELNLIRSGANYGWPVVSFGTAYGSYEWPGSPSPGRQAGFEDPVFAWIPSIGVSNLIRVEADRFALWKGDLLVASLWANTLYRIRLDGDAVEYVEPIPVRSRIRDLTEGPDGRIFMLLDDGGVGWLDRILPSEPDPQASGLARGEIVFERCGECHLIGSGLEHRAGPDLFGIVGRPIASAEGFEYSNALRQVSGAWTEERLSRFLRNPNEVASGTPMPSTGLTDPGDVTALIQFLREAR